A single window of Fusobacterium varium DNA harbors:
- a CDS encoding response regulator transcription factor: MKTILIIEDEKKIRRFLQLELEHEGYSVITAEDGEEGLNKVKNNHYDIVLLDLMLPKLSGEEVCKEIREFSEIPIIILTAKDQTLNKVELLDMGADDYLTKPFAIEELLARIRVALRNKKDFTDNRFLTYHSLKLDLETKILYRDDEEISLTKKEFNLFYLLMLNKEIVISREKILEEVWGYDFLGDEKIVDVYINALRKKIENEDEKYIQTVRGFGYTLKSRG; encoded by the coding sequence ATGAAAACTATTCTCATTATAGAAGATGAAAAGAAAATAAGAAGATTTTTACAACTTGAGTTAGAGCATGAGGGATACTCAGTTATAACAGCTGAAGATGGAGAAGAGGGATTGAATAAGGTAAAAAATAATCACTATGATATTGTACTTCTTGATCTTATGTTACCTAAACTTTCAGGAGAAGAGGTGTGCAAAGAGATTAGAGAGTTTTCAGAAATTCCAATTATTATTCTTACAGCTAAAGATCAAACTCTAAATAAAGTTGAACTTTTAGATATGGGAGCTGATGATTACTTAACTAAACCATTTGCAATAGAGGAGCTTTTAGCTAGAATAAGAGTAGCTCTAAGAAATAAAAAGGATTTTACTGATAATAGATTTTTAACATACCACTCTTTGAAACTTGATTTAGAGACAAAAATTTTATATAGAGATGATGAGGAGATCTCTCTTACTAAAAAAGAATTTAATCTTTTCTACCTTCTTATGTTAAATAAAGAGATTGTTATCTCAAGAGAAAAGATTCTTGAAGAGGTTTGGGGATATGATTTTCTAGGAGATGAAAAAATTGTTGACGTATATATAAATGCTCTTAGAAAAAAAATAGAGAATGAAGATGAAAAATATATCCAAACTGTTAGAGGATTTGGATATACTTTAAAAAGTAGAGGTTAA
- a CDS encoding HAMP domain-containing histidine kinase produces the protein MKKISKELRKSYIVLIFLFLLSYIGIVIFFACYINKVTYEDLKTTDGFMNYELGEFEHKLKLGKTIENLFQGALDECPKIDGLSALFIYNNKIYGEDYPEDTVKKIEKEIKSQEVQKLGFYRYQFIYREVKVNNNIKFDLILVKNMQEDREILQGIIKIILFLAISTILIGTYISKNFYHKFMKPLNSLQDITNKLNLNTLDNKFNTSSQFIEFSNIITAYENMLKRLKTQTDSQIDFVNNTSHELKTPIFIINGYINLIKRWGHENQEITQEAIDSIEEETKNMSTLVSKLLFLAKDNISDIEHREFFLKALIENIISDLKIVYPYEKINLIGEEVSIISDYNLIKQLLVNIIENSIKYGRKNDIDIKIIKGQNIVIEVKDRGEGISKENLEHIYDKFFRVDKARSREINSHGLGLSIVRKITDALNIDINIESELNVGTTVTLTLPKL, from the coding sequence ATGAAAAAAATATCAAAGGAGTTAAGAAAAAGTTATATTGTTTTAATTTTTCTATTTTTACTATCTTATATTGGAATTGTAATCTTTTTTGCTTGCTATATTAATAAAGTAACCTATGAAGATCTTAAAACAACAGATGGTTTTATGAATTATGAATTAGGGGAATTTGAGCATAAATTGAAACTTGGAAAAACTATTGAGAATCTTTTTCAAGGAGCTTTAGATGAGTGTCCTAAAATAGATGGACTTTCAGCTCTTTTTATTTATAATAATAAAATTTATGGAGAAGATTATCCAGAAGATACAGTTAAAAAAATAGAAAAAGAGATAAAATCACAAGAAGTTCAAAAATTAGGTTTTTATAGGTATCAATTTATTTATAGAGAAGTTAAAGTCAATAATAATATTAAATTTGATCTTATCTTAGTAAAAAATATGCAAGAGGATAGGGAAATCTTACAAGGAATTATTAAAATTATACTCTTTTTAGCTATTTCTACTATTTTAATTGGTACTTATATATCAAAAAATTTTTATCATAAATTTATGAAACCTCTAAACAGTTTGCAAGATATAACTAATAAATTAAACTTAAATACATTAGATAACAAATTTAATACTTCTAGTCAATTTATAGAGTTTTCAAATATTATCACAGCCTATGAAAATATGTTGAAAAGATTAAAAACACAAACTGATTCACAAATAGACTTTGTTAATAATACTTCTCATGAATTGAAAACACCTATTTTTATAATTAATGGTTATATCAATCTTATAAAAAGATGGGGACATGAAAATCAAGAGATTACTCAAGAGGCTATTGATTCAATAGAGGAGGAAACTAAAAATATGTCAACTTTAGTTTCTAAACTTTTATTCTTAGCTAAAGATAATATAAGTGATATTGAACATAGAGAGTTTTTTTTAAAAGCTCTTATAGAAAATATTATAAGTGATTTAAAAATAGTATATCCATATGAAAAAATCAATCTTATTGGAGAAGAGGTATCTATAATCTCAGACTATAACCTTATCAAACAACTTTTAGTAAACATCATAGAAAATAGTATAAAATATGGAAGAAAAAATGATATAGATATTAAAATTATTAAGGGACAAAATATAGTTATTGAGGTAAAAGATAGAGGGGAGGGAATTAGTAAGGAAAATCTTGAACATATTTATGATAAGTTCTTTAGAGTTGATAAGGCTAGAAGTAGAGAAATCAACAGTCATGGACTTGGACTTTCAATAGTAAGAAAAATTACTGATGCTTTAAATATTGATATAAATATAGAGAGTGAATTAAATGTGGGAACAACAGTTACACTTACATTACCAAAATTATAA
- a CDS encoding glycosyltransferase family 39 protein, producing MQKISYKNIFKILFIYLIIYIPIALTRFPDIKNEIKYYAITDNLIKSREFFILKYFSELYPDKPPLYFWLIRFFKESFENFNFLSIVFGSIIPSFIIVILMYHLFAKLKSEKFGFLVAISLATTPFFMGISVFLRMDMLMNLFITISLYYFFSIYFNLIKNSWINKVILYLSIFLGIFTKGIAGGMVPLSIILGFLILEKNLIFLKKINFLAGLGLILFCALAWFLFIYLQPEGKEYLSLMFKQETVGRIVKAKTHIKPFYYYFVRLSFLIFPYSLFWYCGIFHYLKDIKNYSKWNYLEKIGVIWSIVPLILFSLASGKLDIYMLPLFTGMILLSLNFFIKIKNKKIGKVLLKILSTILIISLFLNKILKNRGNQYRRFLTIPLSIVIIFGILAQGMGTFNRYFTLKPVVAQIQDNRKIYTYRFEDFKNIEGIEPKIKDSNITNIQELEKIKDILNKDNSKNYFVIKSKYNDKFNDVKNLKLKFTNNSYSIFERE from the coding sequence ATGCAAAAAATCTCATATAAGAATATTTTTAAAATTTTATTTATCTATCTAATAATCTATATCCCAATAGCTTTAACAAGGTTTCCAGATATAAAAAATGAGATAAAATACTATGCAATAACAGATAATCTAATTAAAAGCAGAGAGTTTTTTATCTTGAAATATTTTTCAGAACTCTACCCAGATAAGCCACCACTATATTTTTGGTTAATCAGATTTTTTAAAGAAAGCTTTGAGAATTTTAATTTTTTATCTATTGTATTTGGAAGTATCATTCCCTCTTTTATAATAGTTATTTTAATGTACCATCTTTTTGCCAAATTAAAAAGTGAAAAATTTGGTTTTTTAGTTGCTATTTCATTAGCAACAACTCCATTTTTTATGGGAATATCTGTCTTTTTAAGAATGGATATGTTGATGAATCTATTTATAACTATTAGTTTATACTATTTTTTTAGTATATACTTTAATTTGATAAAAAATAGTTGGATTAATAAAGTAATTTTATATCTTTCAATCTTCTTAGGAATTTTTACTAAGGGGATAGCAGGAGGAATGGTTCCCCTTTCAATTATCTTGGGATTTTTAATTTTAGAGAAAAATCTTATTTTTTTAAAGAAGATAAATTTTTTAGCAGGGTTAGGACTTATTCTATTTTGTGCTTTAGCTTGGTTTTTATTTATCTATCTGCAACCAGAGGGAAAAGAGTATCTATCTTTAATGTTTAAACAAGAAACAGTTGGAAGAATTGTAAAGGCTAAAACTCATATAAAACCTTTTTATTACTATTTTGTAAGATTGAGCTTTTTAATATTTCCATACTCTCTATTCTGGTATTGTGGTATTTTTCACTATTTGAAGGATATAAAAAATTATAGTAAATGGAATTATTTAGAAAAAATAGGTGTTATTTGGAGTATAGTACCTCTTATTTTATTCTCTTTAGCTAGTGGGAAATTGGATATCTATATGCTACCACTTTTTACTGGAATGATTTTATTGAGTCTAAATTTTTTTATTAAGATAAAAAATAAGAAAATAGGAAAAGTTTTATTAAAAATTCTTTCAACTATTTTGATTATTTCACTTTTTCTTAATAAAATCTTAAAAAATAGAGGAAATCAGTACAGAAGATTTTTAACAATTCCCCTTTCAATTGTAATTATCTTTGGGATATTGGCACAGGGAATGGGAACATTTAATAGATATTTTACTCTAAAACCTGTAGTTGCTCAAATCCAAGATAATAGAAAGATATATACATATAGATTTGAAGATTTTAAAAATATAGAGGGGATAGAACCTAAAATAAAAGATAGTAATATTACAAATATTCAAGAGCTAGAGAAAATAAAAGATATATTGAACAAAGATAATTCTAAAAATTATTTTGTGATAAAAAGCAAGTACAATGATAAATTTAATGATGTGAAAAATTTGAAATTGAAGTTTACTAATAATTCATACTCTATTTTTGAAAGAGAATAA
- a CDS encoding autotransporter domain-containing protein: protein MFKRKKLKQQASVLFLTLSFFSYTEDKVIYNDKDVKERINVKEGETFYNNGVIKNNDSTGVQALKNSTVYNNKTISNKGDYGVEGEGALNITNNLHGVISNGGSVGIGLYNGNTIKNSGMIMNKGSYGIEGDNIVSVTNEDSGFINNHNDYGIKIVNGQNITNKGVIENKGNYGIYADHVTEVLNNEGAIIKNTGEHGIYLENSKFTNKGIVSNGNNYGVYVKNSNFENSTSGIIENKGDYGVVIEGKSYGVNYGTIANEGNYGVQVENSGTFVNHGTISQKGETAILLGGGDNILELGTDSKIKGIIEGNRGTDTLILSESPIGKTAKIDYQIKNFSNIAVKSGTWTLDNNLVLAVPDKYKDKNTAFSQPPFPINDMNGNFKIEKNRNLIMNIEVSDLLTPTISTGTLLNEGTIIKRPIDSMYVTNDKQILIPTIYIKDVKNSNIGNIKIVNVAEGWEGKYNFDKNNGIIYLILNKLDESIINRNIVGGFYESIYNYPKSNIHQLNNLKTREKNYNFNRESIINKDDSKNDFQLIGSHGKYYGSSWHPAYSYNSYGVNGQSSFPISDKLILGLNYDYIGSKVDYKDMANSKENIDSFIVVGSISYLNNNWLNTLQGGAGYSRHDLKRYILDREDNFNKREIKGDYSSNLYSIGWETGYILGTNKKYLYPFIGVDYVWNKDNSYREKQLINRDEDDYSLNVRKNIESSAIFKTGLKFNYSFTEKLHINGDLQWYHREKNYKDNDANFIFKPDVHYTIPTLKTSKDIQSLNLTTTYKTDSSTEYSLALDSIINKKYIDTSVAIGVKYRF from the coding sequence ATGTTTAAAAGAAAAAAACTGAAGCAACAAGCATCTGTACTCTTTCTAACTCTTTCTTTTTTTAGCTATACTGAAGATAAGGTAATTTACAACGATAAGGATGTTAAAGAAAGAATCAATGTAAAAGAAGGAGAGACTTTTTACAACAATGGAGTCATTAAAAATAATGATTCAACAGGAGTACAAGCTTTAAAAAATTCTACTGTTTATAATAACAAGACTATCTCAAATAAAGGGGATTATGGTGTTGAAGGAGAGGGAGCTTTAAACATTACCAACAACCTTCATGGAGTTATCAGTAATGGTGGTAGTGTTGGTATTGGATTATATAATGGAAATACAATAAAAAACAGTGGTATGATAATGAATAAAGGAAGTTATGGTATTGAAGGAGATAATATAGTATCTGTTACTAATGAAGATAGTGGTTTCATCAATAACCATAACGATTATGGAATTAAAATAGTTAATGGGCAAAATATAACAAATAAAGGAGTAATAGAGAATAAAGGGAATTATGGTATTTATGCTGATCATGTTACTGAAGTTTTAAATAATGAAGGGGCTATTATTAAAAATACTGGTGAACATGGAATCTATTTAGAAAATTCAAAATTCACTAATAAAGGGATTGTTAGTAATGGAAATAATTATGGAGTTTATGTTAAAAATAGTAATTTTGAAAATTCAACTTCTGGAATAATAGAAAATAAGGGAGATTATGGAGTTGTAATTGAAGGAAAAAGCTACGGTGTAAACTATGGAACTATTGCTAATGAAGGGAATTATGGAGTTCAAGTTGAAAATTCAGGAACCTTTGTTAATCATGGAACTATCTCTCAAAAAGGAGAAACTGCTATTCTTTTAGGTGGGGGAGATAATATTTTAGAACTAGGAACAGATTCAAAAATAAAGGGAATTATTGAAGGGAATAGAGGAACTGATACTTTAATCTTATCAGAATCCCCCATTGGAAAAACTGCAAAAATAGATTATCAGATAAAAAATTTCTCAAATATTGCAGTAAAATCTGGAACATGGACTCTTGATAATAACCTTGTATTAGCTGTACCTGATAAATATAAAGATAAAAATACTGCATTTTCTCAACCTCCATTCCCCATTAATGATATGAATGGAAATTTCAAAATAGAAAAAAATAGAAATTTAATTATGAATATAGAAGTCAGTGATCTACTTACACCAACAATATCTACTGGAACTTTACTAAATGAAGGAACAATTATTAAAAGACCAATAGATTCTATGTATGTAACAAATGATAAACAAATTTTAATTCCTACTATTTATATTAAAGATGTTAAAAATAGTAATATTGGAAATATAAAAATAGTAAATGTTGCTGAAGGTTGGGAAGGAAAATATAATTTTGATAAAAATAATGGAATTATTTATTTAATTTTAAATAAACTTGATGAATCTATTATAAACAGAAACATTGTTGGTGGTTTCTATGAATCTATCTATAACTATCCAAAATCAAATATTCATCAACTAAATAATTTAAAAACTAGAGAAAAAAATTATAATTTTAATAGAGAAAGTATTATCAACAAAGATGATTCTAAAAATGATTTCCAACTAATTGGAAGTCACGGAAAATATTATGGTAGTTCTTGGCATCCTGCTTACTCATATAATTCTTACGGAGTAAATGGACAATCAAGTTTTCCTATAAGTGATAAATTAATTTTAGGCTTAAACTATGATTATATAGGTAGTAAAGTTGATTATAAAGATATGGCTAATAGTAAAGAAAATATAGATTCTTTTATAGTTGTTGGAAGTATCTCCTATTTAAACAACAACTGGCTAAACACTTTACAAGGAGGAGCTGGTTACTCAAGACATGATTTAAAAAGATATATTTTAGATAGAGAGGATAATTTTAATAAACGTGAAATTAAAGGTGATTACAGTTCAAATTTATACTCTATTGGATGGGAAACAGGCTATATTCTTGGAACAAATAAAAAATATCTATACCCTTTTATAGGAGTAGATTATGTTTGGAACAAAGATAATAGTTATAGAGAAAAGCAACTAATTAACAGAGATGAAGATGATTACTCTTTAAATGTGAGAAAAAATATAGAATCTAGTGCTATTTTTAAAACAGGATTGAAATTTAACTACTCTTTTACAGAGAAATTACATATAAATGGAGATTTACAATGGTATCATAGAGAGAAAAATTACAAGGACAATGATGCAAACTTTATTTTTAAACCTGATGTACACTACACTATTCCAACTTTAAAAACTTCAAAGGATATACAAAGTTTAAATCTTACTACAACTTACAAAACTGATTCTTCAACTGAATATTCACTAGCTTTGGATAGTATTATTAATAAAAAATATATTGATACATCTGTTGCTATTGGGGTAAAATACAGATTTTAA
- a CDS encoding SDR family NAD(P)-dependent oxidoreductase, which translates to MNVLITGATGGIGQALIEVFYKNSWNILAVGRNKKILEELKLKYGDKIEIYSRDIGKEKEIIEFLEEIRGREIDLLINGAGIGEIGEFENISLIEEQRMIDINIQALLILTKYFYKKMLERKEGGIINISSTAGFQVGGPLMCGYYATKAYVNSLTFGLIEESKGKNIKIMLLCPGPTATNFKGMKSEIEGAKKFYITTPEEVANQCYRDYISGKKLSIPGRVNRILYYLNKFIPWKIQLKNIEKIQRKKQIETLN; encoded by the coding sequence ATGAATGTTTTAATAACAGGGGCAACAGGTGGGATAGGACAAGCACTAATTGAGGTGTTTTATAAGAATAGTTGGAATATATTAGCTGTTGGACGGAATAAAAAAATATTAGAAGAGTTAAAGTTAAAATATGGAGATAAAATAGAAATATATAGTAGAGATATTGGCAAGGAAAAGGAGATAATAGAATTTTTAGAGGAGATTAGGGGTAGAGAGATAGATTTATTAATCAATGGAGCAGGTATAGGAGAGATAGGAGAGTTTGAAAATATATCGCTGATTGAGGAGCAAAGAATGATAGATATCAATATTCAAGCTCTTTTGATACTAACTAAATATTTTTATAAGAAGATGCTAGAGAGAAAAGAGGGAGGAATAATCAATATCTCATCTACGGCAGGGTTTCAAGTTGGAGGACCTTTAATGTGTGGTTATTATGCAACTAAAGCCTATGTAAATAGCTTGACTTTTGGTTTGATAGAGGAGAGTAAAGGGAAAAATATAAAGATAATGTTACTATGCCCTGGACCAACAGCAACTAATTTTAAGGGAATGAAAAGTGAGATAGAGGGAGCAAAAAAATTCTATATAACTACTCCAGAAGAGGTAGCCAATCAGTGTTACAGAGATTATATTTCAGGAAAAAAACTTTCAATTCCTGGGAGAGTAAATAGGATTTTATACTATCTAAATAAGTTTATTCCTTGGAAAATACAATTAAAAAATATAGAAAAGATTCAAAGGAAAAAACAGATAGAAACTTTGAATTAG
- a CDS encoding fumarate hydratase codes for MKELDLQRVTDEVERMCIEGNYFIGKEVLDKIKEAYAKEESEVGKNILGQIIENDEIAANEQVPMCQDTGIVVVFLEVGTEVRIPGDIYAAINEGVRRGYEKGYLRKSVVKDPLDRVNTKDNTPAVIHTTLVPGSDKVKIVVAPKGGGSENMSALRMLKPSDGIDGIKKLVVETIKNAGGNPCPPIIVGVGIGGNFEKSAILAKKAVLRDINDKSSSPINAKLEEELLELINKTGVGPLGLGGRTTALAVKVETYPCHIAALPVAININCHAARHKEVEL; via the coding sequence ATGAAAGAATTAGATTTACAAAGAGTAACTGATGAAGTAGAAAGAATGTGTATCGAAGGAAACTACTTTATTGGAAAAGAAGTTTTAGACAAAATTAAAGAAGCTTATGCTAAAGAAGAATCAGAAGTAGGAAAAAATATTTTAGGACAAATCATTGAAAATGATGAGATTGCTGCTAATGAACAAGTTCCTATGTGTCAAGATACAGGAATAGTAGTAGTATTCTTAGAAGTTGGAACAGAAGTAAGAATACCTGGAGATATATATGCTGCTATTAATGAAGGAGTAAGAAGAGGATATGAAAAAGGATATTTAAGAAAATCAGTAGTTAAAGATCCTTTAGATAGAGTAAATACTAAAGACAATACTCCAGCAGTTATTCATACTACATTAGTTCCAGGTTCAGATAAAGTAAAAATCGTTGTAGCTCCAAAAGGTGGAGGTTCTGAAAACATGAGTGCTTTAAGAATGTTAAAACCATCTGACGGAATCGACGGAATCAAAAAATTAGTAGTAGAAACTATTAAAAATGCAGGTGGAAACCCTTGCCCACCAATTATAGTAGGAGTAGGAATCGGAGGAAACTTTGAAAAATCTGCAATTCTAGCTAAAAAAGCTGTACTTAGAGATATCAACGACAAGAGCAGCAGCCCTATCAATGCAAAATTAGAAGAAGAATTACTAGAACTTATCAATAAAACAGGAGTAGGACCTTTAGGACTTGGAGGAAGAACTACAGCTTTAGCAGTTAAAGTTGAAACTTATCCATGCCACATAGCAGCTCTACCTGTTGCTATTAATATTAACTGCCATGCAGCTAGACATAAAGAAGTAGAACTATAA
- a CDS encoding Fe-S-containing hydro-lyase gives MEYHITTPLKEEDIAKLKAGDTVKITGVIYTARDAAHARLVKLLDEGKELPIDVKGQVIYYVGPTPAKPGRPIGSAGPTTSYRMDAYAPRLIKEGLKGMIGKGARSKEVKDAIKSEKAVYFAAVGGAAALIAKSIKKAEIITYEDLGAEALRRMEVVDFPAIVINDIYGGDLYQEGQAKWNELDK, from the coding sequence ATGGAATATCATATCACTACACCATTAAAAGAAGAAGATATAGCTAAATTAAAAGCTGGAGATACAGTAAAAATCACTGGAGTTATCTATACTGCTAGAGATGCTGCACATGCTAGATTAGTAAAATTACTAGATGAAGGAAAAGAACTTCCAATAGATGTAAAAGGACAAGTTATCTACTATGTAGGACCAACACCTGCTAAACCTGGAAGACCTATCGGAAGTGCAGGACCTACTACAAGTTACAGAATGGATGCTTATGCACCTAGACTTATCAAAGAGGGACTAAAAGGAATGATAGGTAAAGGAGCTAGATCTAAAGAGGTTAAAGATGCTATAAAATCTGAAAAAGCTGTATACTTTGCAGCAGTTGGAGGGGCAGCAGCTCTTATAGCTAAATCTATTAAAAAAGCTGAAATCATAACTTATGAAGATTTAGGAGCAGAGGCATTAAGAAGAATGGAAGTTGTAGACTTCCCTGCAATAGTTATCAATGATATCTATGGTGGAGATCTTTATCAAGAAGGTCAAGCTAAATGGAATGAACTAGATAAATAG
- a CDS encoding WG repeat-containing protein: MLRLFIIMLLTTVTALGGELIKIDNLIFEEVPIKREFKDYKVGRVLDGDKRYIGLYGIIDKDNQLITKPNNMLVSIQKDYVYLVDINYREGILSKEGKWIGKMGEFKYKNKESQMYSELNDKKTNKYFIIYKVENRKYKYGYLNFNGSVQVPMIYEDARNFSEGFALVKKDGRWGYINEDGKAITEFKFLDGRPFKNGEAYVRENSERYYIDTNGEKKVFKSFCGNIKDVVVNFLYDTKGKVGTIWSDNIKEKKKIDL, encoded by the coding sequence ATGCTAAGATTATTTATTATTATGTTACTAACAACTGTCACAGCTTTAGGGGGCGAACTTATCAAGATAGATAATCTTATATTTGAAGAAGTCCCAATAAAAAGAGAGTTTAAAGATTACAAGGTAGGAAGGGTATTAGATGGAGATAAACGATATATAGGGTTATATGGTATTATTGATAAAGATAACCAGTTAATAACTAAACCAAATAATATGCTAGTTTCTATTCAAAAAGATTATGTATATTTAGTCGATATAAATTATAGAGAGGGAATTTTATCAAAAGAGGGAAAATGGATTGGTAAAATGGGAGAATTTAAATATAAAAATAAAGAATCTCAAATGTATAGTGAACTTAATGATAAAAAAACAAATAAATATTTTATAATCTATAAAGTTGAAAATAGAAAATATAAATATGGATATCTTAACTTTAATGGTAGTGTTCAAGTGCCAATGATATATGAGGATGCTAGAAATTTTTCAGAAGGGTTTGCATTAGTTAAGAAAGATGGAAGATGGGGCTATATAAATGAGGATGGAAAGGCAATAACAGAGTTTAAATTTTTAGATGGTAGACCTTTTAAAAATGGTGAAGCTTATGTAAGAGAGAATTCTGAAAGATATTACATAGACACAAATGGAGAAAAAAAGGTTTTTAAGAGTTTTTGTGGTAATATTAAAGATGTAGTTGTAAATTTCTTATATGATACAAAGGGAAAAGTAGGAACAATTTGGAGTGATAATATTAAGGAAAAGAAAAAAATAGATCTATAA
- a CDS encoding mechanosensitive ion channel family protein — protein sequence MDFLATITALENEDGKKIFEVMVNDTISLCVRVLVFVLIFYMGKKLINVILTYVDMMSKDRFDVGARQFSKSFIKLGMYIILFLVGLLVFGFKEQSIITMISAVGLGIGISLKGFLSNIAGGVVILFTKPFTVGEYIEVNGAFGEVYKIDVFSTHINTLDSKRVIIPNNVMLSSNVINHDANEYRRIKLEIPVSYECDQKRAVEVLENISKTYDGLEHDRKPFINIMAYGDSSVNIYFIVWTKREGYYRTRGNLIAHIIEVFNKENIEIPYNKLDVNIKNCRGD from the coding sequence ATGGATTTTTTAGCAACAATTACTGCACTAGAAAATGAGGATGGAAAAAAAATATTTGAGGTAATGGTGAATGACACAATCTCTCTTTGTGTTAGAGTTTTAGTTTTTGTTTTAATATTTTATATGGGAAAAAAACTGATCAATGTTATTTTAACCTATGTAGATATGATGTCTAAAGACAGATTTGATGTAGGAGCAAGGCAATTTAGCAAATCTTTTATAAAATTAGGAATGTATATAATTTTATTCTTAGTTGGATTGCTTGTTTTTGGATTTAAAGAACAATCTATCATAACTATGATAAGTGCTGTGGGACTAGGTATAGGAATATCTTTAAAGGGATTTCTTTCAAACATTGCAGGAGGAGTAGTTATTCTATTTACTAAACCATTTACTGTTGGAGAGTATATAGAGGTAAATGGAGCTTTTGGTGAGGTTTACAAAATTGATGTATTCTCTACTCATATTAATACCCTAGATAGTAAAAGGGTAATTATTCCAAATAATGTTATGTTGAGTAGTAATGTTATCAACCACGATGCTAATGAGTATCGTAGAATAAAGCTTGAAATTCCTGTTTCATATGAGTGTGATCAAAAGAGAGCCGTTGAAGTTCTTGAAAATATCAGTAAAACATATGATGGATTAGAACATGATAGAAAACCATTTATAAATATAATGGCTTATGGAGATTCTTCAGTAAATATCTACTTTATAGTTTGGACAAAGAGAGAGGGATATTATAGAACTAGAGGAAATTTAATAGCACATATTATAGAGGTATTTAATAAGGAAAATATTGAGATTCCATATAATAAATTGGATGTTAATATAAAAAATTGTAGAGGTGATTAA
- a CDS encoding YitT family protein produces MSNKFIKLGKDYFFMTLGCFIYAFAVNYFYVSNHLAEGGVTGIALIIYYLFKTPVGITYFVVNIPLLILGWKMLGKDFIIKTLYGTIMMSVALGLTEGMNGATSDTILASLYGGFIGGIGLGLIFLCGGSTGGTDIVARIMSKYRGIPVGKAMLILDVIVLSVVAFLFGKEVFMYTLIAAVVLTKTIDFVQEGMDKAKAVTIISKKSDLLKEELMKETERGVTILNGMGAYTDNNLDIIYCVVSKYQIIKVKRIVKEIDPHAFLTITDVSEVLGEGFKNIKDE; encoded by the coding sequence ATTTCAAATAAATTTATAAAATTAGGAAAAGACTATTTTTTTATGACACTAGGGTGTTTTATCTATGCTTTTGCAGTAAATTACTTTTATGTAAGTAATCATTTAGCAGAGGGAGGAGTTACAGGGATAGCTCTTATTATATATTATCTTTTTAAAACTCCAGTGGGAATAACTTATTTTGTTGTAAATATTCCACTTTTAATATTGGGATGGAAGATGTTAGGAAAAGATTTTATTATAAAAACTTTATATGGAACTATTATGATGTCAGTTGCTTTAGGACTTACTGAGGGAATGAATGGAGCTACTTCAGATACAATTTTAGCATCTCTTTATGGAGGATTTATAGGAGGTATAGGTCTAGGACTTATATTTTTATGTGGAGGTTCTACAGGGGGAACTGATATAGTAGCTAGAATTATGTCAAAATATAGAGGTATTCCTGTGGGAAAAGCTATGTTAATACTAGATGTAATTGTACTTTCAGTAGTAGCTTTTCTATTTGGAAAAGAAGTATTTATGTATACTCTTATAGCAGCAGTAGTTTTAACTAAAACTATTGATTTTGTTCAAGAGGGTATGGATAAGGCAAAAGCTGTTACAATAATCTCTAAGAAATCAGATCTTTTAAAAGAGGAGTTAATGAAGGAGACAGAGAGAGGAGTAACTATTTTAAATGGAATGGGAGCTTATACAGATAACAATTTAGATATTATCTATTGTGTTGTAAGTAAATATCAAATAATAAAGGTAAAAAGAATAGTAAAAGAGATAGATCCACATGCTTTTTTAACGATAACAGATGTTTCTGAGGTTTTAGGAGAAGGGTTTAAAAATATAAAAGATGAGTAA